In Terriglobales bacterium, one DNA window encodes the following:
- the ftsY gene encoding signal recognition particle-docking protein FtsY has product MIQTLFGSLDEEPKKAGFFDRMKQAVTRTRENLSERIDEVVSFGKEIDRGTLDDLEATLIAADLGNATTQEVLAALREKVDRRQIGNLDELKRVLKDELLNILHRASLEPVKAVEPPEVIVVVGVNGTGKTTTIGKLANALRAQGKTVLLAAGDTFRAAAIEQLEVWGDRTGTEVVKTKPGGDPSAVLFDALQAAKARATDYVIVDTAGRLHTKSNLMDELQKMRRTAQRFIPGAPHEVLLVMDATTGQNGLQQARLFTESAGVTGIVLTKLDGTAKGGIVIAISRELGVPVRYVGVGEKQTDLLPFDARQFVDSLFE; this is encoded by the coding sequence AAACCTGAGCGAGCGCATCGACGAGGTCGTTTCCTTCGGCAAGGAAATCGATCGCGGAACTCTCGACGACCTGGAAGCCACCCTCATCGCCGCCGACCTCGGCAACGCCACCACCCAGGAAGTCCTCGCCGCGCTGCGCGAAAAAGTTGACCGCAGGCAGATCGGCAACCTCGACGAGTTGAAACGGGTGCTCAAGGACGAGTTGCTCAACATCCTGCATCGCGCCAGCCTCGAGCCGGTCAAAGCCGTCGAACCGCCGGAGGTCATTGTCGTCGTCGGCGTGAACGGAACCGGGAAAACCACCACCATCGGCAAACTGGCGAACGCGCTGCGCGCACAGGGCAAGACCGTCCTGCTGGCCGCCGGCGATACCTTTCGCGCCGCCGCCATCGAGCAACTCGAAGTCTGGGGCGACCGCACCGGCACCGAGGTCGTAAAGACCAAGCCCGGCGGCGATCCCTCCGCCGTGCTTTTTGACGCCCTGCAGGCCGCTAAAGCCCGCGCCACCGACTACGTCATCGTGGACACCGCCGGGCGCCTGCACACCAAGAGCAACTTGATGGACGAGCTGCAGAAAATGCGGCGTACCGCACAACGTTTTATTCCCGGTGCGCCGCACGAGGTGCTGCTGGTCATGGACGCAACCACCGGCCAGAACGGCTTGCAGCAGGCGCGGCTGTTTACCGAATCCGCTGGCGTCACCGGCATCGTGTTGACCAAGCTCGACGGCACCGCCAAAGGCGGCATTGTTATCGCCATCTCCCGCGAGCTCGGTGTTCCTGTCCGCTACGTCGGTGTCGGCGAAAAGCAGACCGACCTGCTGCCCTTTGATGCCCGGCAATTTGTCGATTCGCTGTTCGAGTGA